One Dromiciops gliroides isolate mDroGli1 chromosome 3, mDroGli1.pri, whole genome shotgun sequence DNA segment encodes these proteins:
- the TXLNA gene encoding alpha-taxilin, whose protein sequence is MKNRDKEGGASKLPASPSKAKARAGPQEPDASQTSRPEDAQEPRSQGVPKADGRSPAGQTQEKNEGGPTKNSQPGPDCDVSEELSRQLEDILNTYCVDSSQEGPADDGGQNEHPEPDEVEKSRNYAARNGEPEPGTPEVNGVKEITKGEPGVEEIRANDESGDREQKRAQEKKKAKGLGKEITLLMQTLNTLSTPEEKLAALCKKYAELLEEHRNSQKQMKVLQKKQSQLVQEKDQLRSEHSRAVLARSKLESLCRELQRHNRTLKEEGVQRAREEEEKRKEVTSHFQVTLSDIQLQMEQHNERNSKLRQENAELAERLKKLIEQYELREEHIDKVFKHKDLQQQLVDAKLLQAQEMLKEAEDRHQREKDFLLKEAVESQRVCELMKQQETHLKQQLALYTEKFEEFQNTLSKSSEVFTTFKQEMEKMTKKIKKLEKETTMYRSRWESSNKALLEMAEEKTLRDKELDSLQVKIQRLEKLCRALQSERNDLSKKVQDLSAHPPPGEASGPQRDSSTEPRGESLNSGGPQGLELSTSGAGHAETEAATPSAD, encoded by the exons ATGAAGAATCGGGACAAAGAGGGCGGTGCTTCGAAGCTGCCAGCCAGCCCTTCCAAAGCAAAAGCCCGAGCGGGGCCTCAGGAGCCCGATGCATCGCAGACCTCGAGGCCCGAGGATGCCCAGGAGCCCAGGAGCCAGGGGGTTCCCAAAGCGGACGGACGAAGTCCCGCCGGCCAGACCCAGGAGAAGAACGAAG GGGGACCAACCAAGAATTCCCAGCCAGGGCCTGATTGTGATGTCTCTGAAGAGCTGAGTCGGCAGCTGGAAGACATACTGAACACCTATTGTGTTGATAGCAGTCAGGAGGGACCGGCTGATGATGGAGGCCAGAATGAACACCCAGAGCCAGATGAGGTTGAGAAGAGCAGGAATTATGCTGCCCGGAACGGAGAACCGGAACCAGGAACCCCTGAAGTCAATGGAGTGAAGGAAATCACCAAAGGAGAGCCCGGTGTTGAAGAGATCCGGGCAAATGATGAGAGTGGGGACCGAGAGCAGAAGCGGGCCCAGGAGAAGAAGAAGGCCAAAGGCCTGG GGAAGGAGATCACTTTGCTAATGCAGACACTGAACACCCTTAGCACCCCGGAGGAGAAGTTGGCCGCACTATGCAAGAAATACGCTGAACTG CTGGAGGAGCACCGCAATTCCCAGAAACAGATGAAAGTCCTGCAGAAGAAGCAGAGCCAGCTGGTGCAGGAGAAGGACCAGCTGAGGAGCGAGCACAGCCGGGCTGTCCTGGCCCGCAGCAAGCTGGAGAGCCTGTGTCGGGAGCTTCAGAGACACAACCGAACCCTCAAG GAAGAAGGAGTCCAGCGAgcgagggaggaagaggagaagaggaaagaggtgaCCTCCCACTTCCAGGTGACCCTGAGTGACATCCAGCTGCAGATGGAACAGCACAACGAGCGCAACTCCAAGCTGCGCCAGGAGAACGCAGAGCTGGCAGAGCGGCTGAAGAAGCTCATCGAGCAGTACGAGCTGAGGGAGGAG CACATTGACAAGGTCTTCAAACACAAGGACCTGCAGCAGCAGTTGGTGGATGCCAAGCTCCTGCAGGCCCAGGAGATGCTGAAGGAGGCTGAGGACAGGCACCAGCGAGAGAAAGACTTT CTGCTGAAGGAAGCCGTGGAGTCCCAGCGAGTGTGTGAGCTGATGAAGCAGCAGGAGACCCACCTGAAGCAGCAG CTCGCATTGTACACAGAGAAGTTTGAGGAGTTCCAGAACACTCTGTCCAAGAGCAGCGAGGTATTCACAACGTTTAAGCAGGAGATGGAAAAG ATGACCAAAAAGATCAAGAAGCTGGAGAAAGAGACCACCATGTACCGATCCAGGTGGGAGAGCAGCAACAAGGCTCTGCTCGAGATGGCCGAAGAG AAAACTCTTCGAGACAAGGAGCTGGACAGCCTGCAGGTGAAAATCCAGCGGCTTGAGAAGCTCTGCCGGGCTTTGCAGAGTGAACGAAATGACCTGAGCAAGAAGGTGCAGGACCTGAGTGCCCATCCCCCACCCGGTGAAGCCAGCGGCCCTCAGAGGGACAGCAGCACTGAGCCGAGGGGGGAGAGCCTGAACTCCGGGGGCCCCCAGGGCCTAGAACTGAGCACAAGTGGTGCAGGCCACGCGGAGACTGAGGCAGCCACCCCTTCTGCTGACTAG